In Siniperca chuatsi isolate FFG_IHB_CAS linkage group LG20, ASM2008510v1, whole genome shotgun sequence, the following proteins share a genomic window:
- the si:ch211-207i20.2 gene encoding zinc finger protein OZF: MSSPVALHTQLATVMESLVHAAVAELKKLVEDRSAFLLSLEVRTGSSGTGAGEEPPLPAKPQAVSREKMVLFASIMETLGNEALGKILNIVDEAKLLESGRGGKRPQTSVLNILNDARVEVEHSYGVRLQSSDAHGSAQTKPEEEGNENPFVLAVTVKDEHGNIDLGAIAERARVEAVQPVTSDLPPQQKAPSTPEFVLQSVTWKYFMCTACGKSFTSQSNLKSHYRIHTGEKPFSCGVCGRAFRQRQSLQSHVRTHTGERPYECPQCGKCFSKQTQLKTHAIIHTGEKPYACEVCGRRFNVLQNLHRHAHTHTGKKIFVCGTCGKGFTRAVTLKTHELIHTGQKPLKCEQCPKTFRHAINLKNHQRIHSGVRPFSCDLCGKSFRQSVNLKIHRRIHTGERPFSCQECGKTFSQQSSLISHGRTHSKERPFACDSCDKTFNNANSLKLHLRVHTGEKPYACDICGKTFSQGSHLRTHKRHVHAGGKQYICDRCGKRYSDQRNLKLHKCGYA; encoded by the exons ATGAGCTCCCCCGTGGCCCTGCACACTCAGCTGGCCACCGTCATGGAGTCTCTGGTCCACGCCGCCGTGGCGGAGCTGAAGAAGCTGGTGGAGGACCGCTCGGCCTTCCTGCTCAGCCTGGAGGTCCGGACCGGCAGCTCCGGGACTGGCGCCGGAGAGGAGCCGCCTCTGCCGGCCAAGCCGCAGGCCGTCAGCCGAGAGAAGATG GTGCTGTTTGCCTCCATCATGGAGACTCTGGGGAACGAGGCTCTGGGGAAGATCCTGAACATCGTGGATGAAGCCAAACTGCTGGAGTCCGGGAGGGGCGGCAAGAGACCGCAGACCAGCGTCCTCAACATCCTCAACGACGCACGTGTCG AGGTCGAACACTCGTACGGAGTCCGACTTCAGAGCTCCGACGCACACGGGTCCGCTCAG ACCAAACCggaggaggagggaaatgaAAATCCATTCGTCCTGGCGGTGACCGTTAAAGACGAACACGGGAACATCGACCTGGGAGCCATCGCCGAGA GAGCTCGAGTTGAAGCCGTGCAGCCGGTGACCTCCGACCTCCCGCCGCAGCAGAAGGCTCCCAGCACGCCGGAGTTCGTTCTGCAGAGCGTCACGTGGAAGTACTTCATGTGCACGGCGTGCGGTAAATCCTTCACGTCTCAGAGCAACCTGAAGTCTCATTACCGCATCCACACGGGCGAGAAGCCGTTCTCCTGCGGCGTCTGCGGCCGGGCTTTCCGCCAGAGGCAGAGTCTGCAGAGCCACGTGCGAACGCACACCGGCGAGCGGCCGTACGAGTGTCCGCAGTGCGGCAAGTGCTTCTCCAAGCAGACGCAGCTCAAGACGCACGCCATCATCCACACCGGAGAGAAGCCGTACGCCTGCGAGGTGTGCGGCCGCCGCTTCAACGTGCTGCAGAACCTGCACCGCCACGCGCACACCCACACCGGCAAGAAGATCTTCGTCTGCGGCACTTGCGGGAAAGGCTTCACCCGCGCCGTCACGCTCAAAACACACGAGCTCATCCACACCGGACAGAAACCGCTGAAATGCGAGCAGTGCCCCAAAACCTTCCGCCACGCCATCAACCTCAAGAACCACCAGAGGATCCACAGCGGCGTGCGGCCGTTCAGCTGCGACCTCTGCGGGAAGAGCTTCCGCCAGTCGGTGAACCTGAAGATCCACCGGAGGATCCACACCGGCGAGCGCCCGTTCAGCTGCCAGGAGTGCGGCAAGACGTTCAGCCAGCAGAGCAGCCTGATCTCGCACGGCCGCACGCACTCGAAAGAGCGCCCGTTCGCCTGCGACTCCTGCGACAAGACGTTCAACAACGCCAACAGCCTGAAGCTGCACCTGCGCGTCCACACCGGCGAGAAGCCGTACGCCTGCGACATCTGCGGCAAGACCTTCAGCCAGGGCAGCCACCTGAGGACGCACAAGAGGCACGTCCACGCCGGCGGCAAGCAGTACATCTGCGACAGGTGCGGGAAGAGATACTCGGACCAACGCAACCTGAAGCTGCACAAGTGCGGCTACGCGTGA